The nucleotide window CGATTTTCAAGCGTGTTTCGTGCAAGCACCGATTGCGAAAGCGCGAAGACAGAAATTCGTCTCGACCGGACACTTCAATTCCCTCGCGTCGTCGTTAGCACGTGGTCTCCTTAAAATGTGCACGCCCGATTCCATCCAGTCGGAAATGCCGGCGTTGCTTTACGGAGGCTCGCCGGTTTGTTGTTATTCCCGTACAGGACGACGTTTACTTGAACAGAATCATTCTCGACGCACGATCTTATCTCATCTTATTTCTCGCGTACAAAATTGCAAGTTCTTCCAAGAATTTCATGAACTAGCTTCTCGAATTCTCGCATCGGAGGTCTAAAATTTGCAGATCCTCTAAACTTAGAGTAAACATTTTTCGTGCGTTTGGTACGTCAAAAACGTACGACGACTCCCCGATTTCGAAATAaatgttgacaatcgataaatcTGACCTGAACAACGTCGTCAAAAATTTGCAAAATTCGCGGAGAGAAACAAGGGAACTCTCGATCTCGCACGATGAACAAATCGACTGTCGAGAATCGTCCTGCGAACGTGCGACCCTGTACTTACGCAATCCATTATATTGTATGTACAACGTTCTTACAATAATTCGGGCGCACCGTCGGCCGTGAATCGATGGTGGTCCTCGTACAGTTTTCGCGCGTGATCGACACTTCGCTGCAACATGTTATTTCGAGCGAAGCGAATCAAACACGGTTGCCCCGACGCACGATACCGAAATACGCATCGTCGATCGACGCGTCCTCCAATCGGTTTCGAATTCGTTCGTGCAATAATTCCGAATCGCGAGTTTTCGCTCGTGAAAAACAGCCCTTGGGTCCGGTGAATTGAATTtgttaaatagaaataatagttcTTAAATTCCTTCGATTCGGCGCTTCATCGTGTTATTTCCATAAAATTTCTCAGGATTTAACGGCATATCTGAATTCTACTTTTATTTAGTTCGGAACAAAGATCCGTCTTTCGTTCGACACTATTTAGGCTAGTTCTAGCTGAACCCATTTTCTTGTACGCAATTGCAGTCTATTCACGAATGAGCAGAATTCGAAGAATTATTGGGACTGAAGATGGGTCCCACGCAGCGGCAAAGCTGCAGAATAATTCTGTGGCTGCAAGGAAGAACGTCGCAAGTCATATGTTTTCATTTTCgagatattgttgcttaaagtTCTGATTTCCGATGCTTCGAACTAGTAGCGTTTCGAATTACGGAATGTTTTTGAGTCTGTGGAATTTGTTTTCACGATGCTTTTctttataaatatgtaaatccTACATGTTACAGTTCAATTAATGCATTAACTTAAATTTGTTAAGATTGCAACTTGCGACGTTTCCCCTTATAGCCATAAGATTAATTTCCATTCGCAAGTCACATGTTTTCATTTTCgagatattgttgcttaaagtTCTGATTTCCGATGCTTCGAACTAGTAGCGTTTCGAATTACGGAATGTTTTTGAGTCTGTGGAATTTGTTTTCACGATGCTTTTCTTTATAAATACGTAAATCCTATATGCTACAGTTCAATTAATGCATCAACTTAAATTTGTTAAGATTGCAACTTGCGACGTTTCCCCTTATAGCCATAAGATTAATTTCCATTCGCAAGTCACATGTTTTCATTTTCgagatattgttgcttaaagtTCTGATTTCCGATGCTTCGAACTAGTAGCGTTTCGAATTACGGAATGTTTTTGAGTCTGTGGAATTTGTTTTCACGATGCTTTTCTTTATAAATACGTAAATCCTATATGCTACAGTTCAATTAATGCATCAACTTAAATTTGTTAAGATTGCAAATTGCGACGTTTCCCCTTATAGCCATAAGATTAATTCCCATTCGCAAGTCACATGTTTTCATTTTCgagatattgttgcttaaagtTCTGATTTCTGATGCTTCGCACTAGTAGCGTTTCGAATTACGGAATGTTTTTGAGTCTGTGGAATTTGTTTTCACGATGCTTTTctttataaatatgtaaatccTACATGCTACAGTTCAATTAATGCATTAACTTAAATTTTTTAAGATTGCAACTTGCGACGTTTCTCCTTATAGCCATAAGATTAATTCCCATTCGCAAGTCACATGTTTCCATTTTCgagatattgttgcttaaagtTCTGATTTCCGATGCTTCGAACTAGTAGCGTTTCGAATTACGGAATGTTTTTGAGTCTGTGGAATTTGTTTTCACGATGCTTTTCTTTATAAATACGTAAATCTTACATGCTACAGTTCAATTAATGCATTAACTTAAATTTTTTAAGATTGCAAATTGCGACGTTTCCCCTTATAGCCATAAGATTAATTCCCATTCGCAAGTCACATGTTTTCATTTTCgagatattgttgcttaaagtTCTGATTTCTGATGCTTCGAACTAGTAGCGTTTCGAATTACGGAATGTTTTTGAGTCTGTGAAATTTGTTTTCACGATGTTTTTCTTTATAAATACGTAAATCCTATAAGCTACAGTTCAATTAATGCATTAACTTAAATTTTTTAAGATTGCAAATTGCGACGTTTCCCCTTATAGCCATAGGATTAATTCCCATTCGCCTTCACGTCGAAAGACGCGGACACGTGAACCTTCAAATATTAATTAAGTTAGTCGTGTCCATTCCGCTTGATTGACAATGATTTCCTCGACACTATTTCACCGATATACAGACATTCCGTTTCCATTGATACTCTAATTCCAGAGACATCATTTTCTATCGATATTCTGTTCTCGTCGATTGTCGAGATATACAGTAcgttacaatatataatataataaagtaataatatattcaataacGCGGTTCATGTTGGTACATTTTTCACATCATTGTGAATTATCCCGTAAACGCAACTAGATATCATTGTTAAACACAAACTACGTATCTGATATTATTTCGCACCCGGGAGACCCACgaaattaattgtaattaataatacGAGAACAGTCCTACTCACAAGTATCGTAACATCTGTTCGAAATAAAGAACCAATGTTTCGTTAAAAATCTATAGCGCATTAACTTCTCGCTTTTGCAATGAAATTCTGAGGGTTCGAATCAAAAGACGCTATTCATTTAGTCCATAAAAGTTCGTGCTGTTTTTCATATTGTACATATAGTTCTTAACGATTGCCTATCAGCACGCGACAATTTGAGATTCTTTCATTTGCAAAATGGTGTATTTCAATCCAATAGAGGTGATCTGCAAGTGACCGAATTTGATTTGAGAAAGGTGTATACGACCTGTAAAAATGTGTCTCTAATTCGAAAGAGACCAATACAAGCTGTACAAGGATGCAtttgatttaaaaaagtgaataTAATCGGTAAAAGAATGGATTTGATTCAAAGAAGATCAAAAGGAGTAGCAAAAGAATGTATCAGATTCGAGGAACGTCCGATGTGACCTGCAAGAGGATAAATTTGATTTCGATAAGAATTGAACGTGACCCGCGGAAGGTTGCATTTGGAGTGCAAAACCTGTACCAATGAAAACATGCGTCGCTGAAATAGCGACGACGTAAACATTATCCGTCAAGCGGAACGGACCCGGTTGGACAACCAAGGACTAGACGACGATCATCGCAAAGGAACTATTCATTTAGTCCATAAAAGTTCGTGCTGTTCCTCATATTGCACATATAGTTCTTAACGATTGCCTATCAGCTCGCGACAATTTGAGATTCTTTCGAAGCTTTCGTATTACTTTCAAATCAGCGAAGAACGATTATGTCTTGCTAccatacgagccgtttattttgaaagtggcataagtcactttaccgtaatgaaaactggtgattttttaatgttcatgcgaaattatttataccgagaaaaatatcagtatcctgagacaacaaatacaagtaaatcttctcgaaaattagcatccatatttttaaacgtgtcaaaacgcaaacccttaaatatatcgacttaaaaacaaagtgacttatgtcactttcaaaataaacggctcaattgaacATGACCTGCGGAAGGTTGTATTTGGAGTGCAAAACTTGTATCAATAAAAACATGCGTCGCGGAACGGACCCAGTTGGACAACCAAGGACTATCATCACAACGATCATCGCAAAAGAGCAGAAAACAACGGCTGGCCAGTTGTAAGATTTGATCCGTTCAAGACATTAGCCGATACGAAGGACGAACGACGGGAAAACTGTACAGCCAGGCCGACGGTCCACGTTGACCAGTAGAGTCGGGTCCGACGTGGTCGCTTAATTCTTTCGGTAGAAACTCGTTAACGTGGCGTACCCAGTGCGCCCCAGTGCTCGGCGGTGGGTCATGCGTAGTGGGGGTAGGTGCCCAGATGGGGCGGCACATGGCCGGAGGCCGTGTGGTGACCCGCGTACAGGTTCGCGCCGGGGCTCGTCGACCAGTAGCTGGACGCTGATTGGAACAGGCCGCCGGGAACGGAGACCGACACCGAGGCGGCCGGCGGCGGCATCAGGTTCAGCTTCGCGTGCCCGTACCCGGacatgaacagctcgctttgGTATTTGTACGCGGCCGGGTCCGCGGCCGCTGGCTGCGTCGCCGCTGCCAGCCCCTGGAAGTCGAATTTGTACGCGTACCTCTTCCCGTGCACCTTCGtcatgatgttcttgtcgtaGTAGTACCTGCAAGCATAATTCAGAATTTCCTTCTTTGCAACCGTTACGTCGTCTCTCACCCGGTGTATAGTAATCTGAATACGAAGCTGAGAGGTCTACAGGGCTCGCAGTGGTCTGAAGCAGAAACCGATACTTGGATACATACGGTATATGGAAATATCCATatgtttttatttatatatttttatctgTAGGTATTACCgcggtttctcaatgaaggcgaaTTTTGACAGAGGAAATAGGATCTTTCACGCCAGtaaattgacaacttgagcTATACCTATTACTCTTTAACTTGAacatttacttttctcaaaatattggattTCTTGATATTGATATGAACATTAAAAAGCATATTGTAAAGAAACCATACGTGTGCATATATCACTgcggttatgtatctattactgcaaGCCAAATAttgcggacgttccgattactgcgtgtcaaggttgacataatccattttcttttaaatcatCTAAATTTTAAATCATCATAATCCATTTTCTTTTACAAGCTCTAAGAATCTCACTGTAGCGCTTTACAAATTAGATATAGGTACTCGTACAGGTACGATCAAACGTGTTCGCACCGGCTCTATCGAGAACTGcacggtatacagggtgtcccaataatgtctcgtaatccggaaatggcgggttcctcggatcatttgaagcaacttcttcctttacaaaaattttctccgaggcaccgttaacgagttattgacgaaaaccagtgaccaataagaatcgagtacggccgacgcgaggcggcccagccaaccagcgcacgaagcctagttccgctcattggctcggtcgcctcgcgccagccgagctcgcctctcattggtcactgtttttcgttaataactcgttaacggtgcctcggagaaaatttttgtaaaggaaaaagttgcttcaaatgtcctgagaaacccgccactttcggattgcgagacatttttgggacaccctgtaggttAAGGTACGTAATTCAGTAAAGCACCGCAGCAATCTAAAAAACTATGTGTCAAGtactgtgttagtaaataatatttgagaatCGATGATAGGGACAGTGTAAATCGATTTTTTTATAAAAGTGACGATtgctttatctaaaaataacgctaaaatgaatggtttattattaattgccaaaatataaatgcctttcgaatcagctTTCACAGCTgccatcacgagtatttcataagACTTAACGTTTTCATAAGattccgaatatcaaaagtcaataaattaattaaaactgcgcgattgctgttacttgtatTTCATagattatcaatattaaacatataaaaagttacgagattcatttttagaagattacacacTATGAAATGTTAGATttgattacttttataaaatacagcagtatttggggcgtccgcagtaatacccacattTACCCTACAGGGACTCGTATCGGTAAAATAAAAGAAGACGTTACAGAGACGCCGCGATTAATACTGTAACATTGTAATCAAACCTAGAGTCTCATAACCGGTATTATACGGGTAAATATTTCGGTATTTTAACCGGTATGGTCGTCATATTGGTATATATTTCGGTATTTTTACGTCATGTACAGATATTAAAACCAATTCTCCAAATAGCGGTTACATTACGACAATATAGAAACAAATATCGGCATAATACCTAAACCTTGACCTTTTAGGTAcgactgaattctgcgcgaggctatttctctggacggtagagtctgatatgtactgtacagaatgactgtatattctgtctgtatattgttaagatacagttatattgttaacagttatattgatAAGATAAGTCTGTTTTTAAAAaacgatgtgaagacaaaagaagcgtgaaacaatgcatatgaaggcaattatttaattcgatgaccgagtgagctactagagtaagccactatagtggcgcgtcgtgcctaaaaggttaaaatatTTCGGTTTTTGGTCCCTAGTCTATATTGCAAACTATGTGGTGATCAGCCGAGGGAAATCTGGATGTTTCTGCTCGGGTAAATAGATTAGGAGAGAGGATGAAGAGAGATCATAGTCACAGACGTGTATAATAGGTGCGGACCATGGTCTGGCTAGTGAAAGAGGAACCATATATGATCAGACAAGGGGAATGTGGATGTTTGTGCTCGGACTAGTAGATTAGGGAAGTGGATGAGGATACTTCATAGTCGGACACGTACAATAGAGATTGTCTATGGTTTGTACAGTAGAACAGGAGCAACATGTGGCCAGACAAGTGGAATACGCGATGAAATGGGGATACAGTGCAACTCCATTTATGTGAACAAGCAGTTCATATAATAGTAGTCGACTGGCTGCCATCACTACTTGCAATAAACATCTTGATTTCTTAAAATCAATTGGATGTTGCTATCGACCCCACGTTGTGTTACAACCGCCCCCgacatattattatttttcttaataACTTGGACATTGCAAGACGTATAACAAAATAGCTGTGATTCGGTAATCTTGGATAAGTAGGCATCATGTTCACAGCAGAATCGTTGCTGTAAATGCAATAGTTTCTGTATAATcgtatattaacactatgcctaTTCACAGGTAACTGGTTAAGTTGTTATGATTTGATAGCCTTTCGAAATCAAATGGATCGAAAAAATGAAGTATAAGAGAGGTTAACCTCTTGCCATATCATTCTCTTCACAAGTAAAATGAAATAACCTTGAATGCTCAGATATTAACACTATGCGgtccggtggcaccactttggtggcattttaaaaaactgaaataacatttgaactatatttcttgggtgttaaaaggcagcaaactaactatagcattgtgcttatttaactaagaattaagtacgaagattcttggatgacatatcttaattttaggaatttatattaccaccatcttcgacatttttgtttaaatctaaaatttccaagctattatgccggcgtcaaacaaaagaatcgtatctaagatctgcgggcggcatagtgttaataactTGGACATTCCAAGACGTATAACAAAATAGCTGTGATTCGGTAATCTTAGATAAGTAGGCAACATGTTCACAGCATAATCGTTGCTGTAAATGCAATGGTTTCTGTATAATCgtatattaaccccttaacgtgcacgctcgagttaactcgagcgcgctaaactggccaaactgtgcacactcgagataattcgagcggcgttgtactttatgttgctataatttttcacacacgaatgcaatcgagaattgaaaataacaatgtgaaagcaaaaaaaaacaatcgttttattgatatttatcatttacatgggattgtaagctataacacttacttattcaagtataaaatatatcctttttctacttatcacttacgacttatctcttccttgtgagccgctttccgacagcgtattcatattcagattctgattcgctcatttttcaatatatattttactaaactgtaatgtaaaataaaatataataataataataataataataataataataacaacaacaataataataataataatagtaatattctgaaaattagaattgcaataaaaattttgattatttttgtatttttgtaattttcttgccaagacaacgttctaaactatttttttacatttaaaaaaattgattatttttttggccggcctttttcgaaaaaactgtgcattaagagGTTAAAGTAAAAATGTCACAACCGAGGTCAGTCTATCTTATCCATTCGAAACTGAAAATAAAATCTCGAAAACATTTTCGCCAGGCGGCAGCAAAATTTCAGAATACTTTGACGACCGACGAGGAACACACCGCTCGAACCGCAATCGGATGAATCGAGGGCACGATCCGGCCCATTATTCAGGCTCGCGCGACGGCAAACTTTCTCAGAAAATATCCCGGCTGAAAAAGAGTCAGAAAATCGAAGTTACCATCGATTTCCTGCGCTTCCTACTCGGAAACACCGGGAATAAAAAGCTTCATCGAACGTTCGCCGGTCATATTTCTCCCTCgatcggggggagggggggagggcgAGCCGCGCCGCGAAGATCCCGGCGATAAAGGTCTCGCTTTATTCGTCCGGACGAGTGGAAcaaaccccccccccccgggtCGGTTTCCTTATTTTTGTTTCGTCTCCTTTTTTTTCTCGCGCAGTTGCTCTCCGCATCCCCCGGTTTCGCGTGAGATACGATCGAGCCCAGACCGCGGACGTGTTCCGCCATAAAAGTCGCGATTTACGAAGGCGGCCGCGCGAAATGGCCGTGCGGCTATAAAAGCGTGCAAACGCGGACGCGCGCGCGAGTAGAAGCAAGAGGGTTTTCAGGCCGGTCCGCGCAGCGGCAGTCTTATTTAATAAATTCTATTTGCCAGCGCCGATAACGACGCCGCTTCCGCGGCGACGGAAACGACGGTTTTTTCGTCGGAGTTACGGCTCGTCCGCCTGAAAAACTTCTCTCGCGACGACTGTCTGCGCGTTTCGACGGGGATCGGTCGCGGAGGTGGCGTCGTCTCCCAATGGGGGCGAGAGGAGGGCGAACGAGAAGGAGAGCCGAGGAGCGAGCAGTCGCGTAATATAATCAGTCGATCTGATCGAAAAATAATAGCCGCGTCTGCCGTCGGTCTGACTGTCGGTGATTGAAATTTCTGCTCCCCCTCGCCACCCACGCCCGGGTGCCACCCTCCCACCCcgactggctggctggctggctggctgcgcACCCGAACGAATTTACTTTCTCTCCGGATCTTCAATACGGACGTTTATCCATTAAATGTTGGCGTTTGATGGATTTTCTCCTCTTCCTTTTTCGGTTTTCCCGTGTCGCCCCTCCTACTCTCTTCGCGCTTCTTCTCGTTTTTCGTGGCGTTCGAGCGTGATTCGTCGCGGGTCGACTACGGGGTCGGTTTTTTAgatttttaacccttaaatgcatatcgTTGCCAATTGTATACGTTCCAGATTcactgaattttattcgaaaacctGAGCATGTGCGTTTTCCGAGCACACGTTGATAGCAATAGACGATAGATtgtgtgtgaaataaaagagttgacgttacttttggcgagtaagttatatgttttttgacattcgaatgtggtgggtgataacttccaggttgcaaaggattttcacggactgagtgcatcgaatgcaaggttgcttcgtgtcacaacaaaaatcgcaattgctttgctgcgtTTCATTTATAAATCATGCGAAAATTCCTATGCTAATAGatgatataaatacatgaccgttggtttacgtctacaataattttagtaataaacgcatattgttgccaaaagtctacatacaacattttttcaaaataaatactcgatATTATTACCtacattctttttatttattttttacgtaacctatgactacattcctataaaaaaaacgattttttaaaattcaaaacaagaaatcatgcatttaagggttaaggtcGGAGAGAATTTGTTGCTCTTCTCCATGAATGAAATTTTATCGTTTATGAAAGTATAAAATTCCTGTAAAAGTGATGAGCGATAATGTAACGTGTTTTTTACGATAATGTAAAAACGATGGGCTCCGAGTGCACTTTCTTGTTGCTAAAGCCACAAGCTCTCGCGTTATACAGGTCATAAAAACTCCCTTATAAGAAATGATTCAACCAACTTGTTAATTCGAGCATTCGTTGTTACGAAAACGATGAAAAGTCTAAATAATTCCACTGTTAATacacggtaggtttagtgtcaaattatTTCAGAAACGATGGTTAATGTATAaggaactatagaactataataAAATCATATTTGCTCGGATACAGTGAATCAACATTGATCCTGCCTCTGGATAGCCAACGATTAACAGAGGCATaccttttcaaaataaatatcgATATAAACGCGTATTACATACTTATTGAAAAtagcattttttataaaatcataATTAGAATTCAAACGTTAAGAATTTTGCAATAATTGTGCGATAAACATTGTATTGCCCAGATAGTTCATTCCATTCCGTACTCCTTCGTAGCTGAACGTGTGCAGATACATAATTACGAATGCATTTATTCTAATCATTGTCCTATTAACCCTGTGACAAGAAAGAAAGTTCGAGAAAAGTCTTGCGAGGTTATTCTTttgtattttcatttcattttccaATTGAATCGTGAAACAGAATGAACTGTCCGggtatatatactaatatatatatactactatactactatactattttattattatattatatttttattatatattgctTATGCACTGTGATCGCGTATTTAGCGACAACgtacactatatatatatatatatatatatatatatatatatatatatataacataatatactatactatatatataatataatataatataatataatataatataatataatataatataatataatataatataacataatataatataatataatataatataatataatataatataatataatataatataatatatatatatatataatataatatactacactatactatattatactatatatattatattatttatatatatagtgtacGTTGTCGCTAAATACGCGATCGCAGTGCACAAGCAATTGGACGAAATGCGGAGGGAGGATTCAAGGTTCACGGAACGTCACTCACCTCAAAGCCCTGGACAATTTGTCATAATTCATGTTAGGCTTGGACTTCCTTTCGCCCCAGCGTCTCGCCACCTCGTCGGGGTCAGTCAACTTGAACTCGCCGTTGGTTCCTTCCCACGTAATGCACGCGGCGTTACTCGAGTCCGAGAGCAGCTCGAGCAAAAATTGCCAAAGCTGTATCTGACCAGAACCAGAGCTTGCGAGGCGACTGCTCGTCGCTCCGAACATTTGGTATGGATCTGGAAAATCATCGTAAAATCGGTCTCGATCAGTTCCACGTTTCCGTATTTCCTTATTCGTTACTCGATCTCCATTGACCCCCCCGTGTCCCAAGACAATGCTTCCGCGCAAACGATGCCGTGAACCAAACGTGCGCAGTTTTTTTTCTCACGGTTAAATAATAGATTTCTTACGTTACAGTTTGTCGAAGTTATAAATACGCTTCTATGGGAAATTGTCAAATATATTTGTTATTCTAGTAAAATCCGTACAAAATCTAGCGTGTTTAGTTTTCTTAATCCATTAACTGTtaaattcttttttttgttgAATTTTTGACGGGGAAAGTTATGTATATGCACATAAAGTTgtgtaacaatataattatattcagaTTATGGTTTGTTGTtaaaatattctatattttttagAAAGTCCCAAATAGGGATTGTGGCGGGTTGTATgaataagaaaaaagaaaaaggtttTTTATTGtatgaattattttatatattgaaaaatagcTGTTATTTATCCCATTTtttccattattattatattttatttttattattatattattattattttattatcatatttattatatttttattattattatattatatattattattatgtattattatgtattatatattatattattatatattattatatatattattatatatattattattatatatttattatatatattattattatattatatattatattatatattattatattattatatattttttgtacACACTATGTATTTTCTTTGTGTTTTCCTTTAAAAGATCTTTGTAAATAATGCCCTATTTGGGTCTTTCCTTACGGTATACTGACTGATATGTATAAAATAACATTAAGCTATCAAACGCACCTGATATATTCTGCGCGTCAAGTGGTGCACGTAAAATTCCAAAATCCCCAAATGGGGATCGTGGCAGGT belongs to Megalopta genalis isolate 19385.01 chromosome 1, iyMegGena1_principal, whole genome shotgun sequence and includes:
- the Ets65A gene encoding DNA-binding protein D-ETS-3 isoform X2, coding for MYDSASCSYAGALELKGASGAGAAAAAAGVTAAGVKQENWPYRGLTCGSTFQRLKESVDKAKQALADRGGYLSGAFSPPPRANPSAISPTASITDASSSYKGGWSHATSPAPGQGYGSSLSKSALDTHTHLRQPDPYQMFGATSSRLASSGSGQIQLWQFLLELLSDSSNAACITWEGTNGEFKLTDPDEVARRWGERKSKPNMNYDKLSRALRYYYDKNIMTKVHGKRYAYKFDFQGLAAATQPAAADPAAYKYQSELFMSGYGHAKLNLMPPPAASVSVSVPGGLFQSASSYWSTSPGANLYAGHHTASGHVPPHLGTYPHYA
- the Ets65A gene encoding DNA-binding protein D-ETS-3 isoform X1, producing MIGVFGVQLAFYRGNRRGDRTRGSLVMYDSASCSYAGALELKGASGAGAAAAAAGVTAAGVKQENWPYRGLTCGSTFQRLKESVDKAKQALADRGGYLSGAFSPPPRANPSAISPTASITDASSSYKGGWSHATSPAPGQGYGSSLSKSALDTHTHLRQPDPYQMFGATSSRLASSGSGQIQLWQFLLELLSDSSNAACITWEGTNGEFKLTDPDEVARRWGERKSKPNMNYDKLSRALRYYYDKNIMTKVHGKRYAYKFDFQGLAAATQPAAADPAAYKYQSELFMSGYGHAKLNLMPPPAASVSVSVPGGLFQSASSYWSTSPGANLYAGHHTASGHVPPHLGTYPHYA